ATTTAGCCGCAGCCGCCGAGCAGTTACAACTAGTCCCGGAAGTTAGAGAACGAGAAAGGCCAAGTGTTAAAGAAGCTAAACCCGTAGAACCAGAAGCAATTACACCACAATTTGCCCAACAGCAGTTTCAAGAAACTACCAAGCAAGTTCGCCGCCTAATTGATCAATATCGCAACAAACCAGATTATTATGGCCCTGCTTGGCAACTACGGCGCACCTTTGAACCAGTTCATGCAGAGCGAGTCTCGAATTGGTTTTTTGGACAAGGGGGACGGGGTGCGTTGCGGACAATGGGTAGCCGTTTGCAAAATACTTTGATAGCTTCGGCGATTATTTCGATACTACACAAATTGTATGGCGATCGCGTCCGTACTCTGGTTTTAGCCAATACACCAGAACGCTTGGGTGAGTGGCGGCGCGGTTTGCAAGATTGTTTAGGTATTGGTCGCCCAGATTTTGGCCCTGACCGGGGAGTAGTTTTATTTGAAGCGCCAGATGCTTTAGCGCAAAAAGCCGAACGTTTGGTGAAAGCTAATCAACTACCTTTAATCATCATTGACGATTCTGAAGAGCAAATCAGTTTAGGAATATTGCAATTTCCTTTGTGGTTAGCCTTTGCGCCTGACCCCAAAGCCATGAAAAATTATGATGATGATTTTTAAGTGCAATTTGTTTGTTCTGTTTTGAGAATAAATAATTTAAATTTGGTAGGGTGCGTTATGGATATTAGCCTTAACGCACCGAATATCGCTGATGATTGCAGACCACAAGTTGCTAGAATCTGACTGGTAGAGAATCGTACCCCTTGAACACTAGGCTGGTATGTCTGGGAATCGCTTGCTGATCGGGATCGAAGCTGAGATTCGGCATTCTTTTAAGTAATGTGGTGAAGCAAATATTTAACTCCATACGAGCTAAAACTACTCCAAGACAAAAGTGAATACCCGGAGCAAACCCAAGGTGTTCGTTAGGCGATCGCGTAATATTGAAAACTTCGGGTGAGTCAAACTTTTCTGGGTCATAATTCGCCGCTCCCAGTCCCAAAGCGATAACGCCACCCGCAGGGATATTCTTACCGCCAATAGTTAGATTTTGTTTGGCAATCCGAAAGATAAAAGGCGCGGGGGTATCAAACCGAATCATTTCTTCCACGGCGGAATTGATGAGAGCCGGATTTTCTAAGAGCTTTTGCAGTTGATCTGGATGACGCAGCAGTGCATTCACCCCGTTAGGAATTAGATCGGCGGTAGTTAGGTGTGCGGCATTTAGGATGGTGATACATTGTGATGGCAGTTCCTCAAGATTCATTCCCTGCTCTTCGTAGGCGATAGTCAGCAGGCTAATCATGTCTGTTCCGGGCTGCTTACGTCGTTCTTCAATCAGTTGTTTGATGAGTGCGCTAAATTGTGCGTCTGCTAAGTCTGCCTTACGTGCATATTCCTCAATATTTGAACTGCCCGGCGCACCCCAAAATGTACCAGTATCGATTGCCCATTCGATCAGTTTGGCTCTATAGGTTTCTGGTACGTCAAATATCTCAGCGATAATGAGTCCTGGTAATGGCACGGACAAATCGGAGACAATATCCATGTAACCTTGATTCTCAACCTTATCCAATAAGCGATCGGTGGTTTCCTGAATAATAGAGCGCCAGCTTTCTATAGCTCGTGTTGTAAATCCTTGATTGGCTAACTTCCGCAGTCTGGTATGTTCAGGTGGATCTTTCTCAATGAGTGATTTAGAAGTCACATCAATGAAATTTTGAATCAAATTAACATCCAAATTTCCCAACTGATTAATAAATAAAGCTGTGCGGTCTGAACTTAAACGCTCATCCCGTAGCGCCGCTTCAACATCTTTGTAGCGCGTTAAAATCCAGTATCCATAAGTCTCACTATAATGAACAGGG
This window of the Nostoc sp. HK-01 genome carries:
- a CDS encoding cytochrome P450 like protein, whose translation is MNTQQVANQQKYDLFAPEALLNPYPLYKRMREEDPVHYSETYGYWILTRYKDVEAALRDERLSSDRTALFINQLGNLDVNLIQNFIDVTSKSLIEKDPPEHTRLRKLANQGFTTRAIESWRSIIQETTDRLLDKVENQGYMDIVSDLSVPLPGLIIAEIFDVPETYRAKLIEWAIDTGTFWGAPGSSNIEEYARKADLADAQFSALIKQLIEERRKQPGTDMISLLTIAYEEQGMNLEELPSQCITILNAAHLTTADLIPNGVNALLRHPDQLQKLLENPALINSAVEEMIRFDTPAPFIFRIAKQNLTIGGKNIPAGGVIALGLGAANYDPEKFDSPEVFNITRSPNEHLGFAPGIHFCLGVVLARMELNICFTTLLKRMPNLSFDPDQQAIPRHTSLVFKGYDSLPVRF